Below is a window of Stygiolobus azoricus DNA.
AATAAACTGTCCAGAGCGTCAAATACATAGTCACTACCCTTTATTAACTCCTCTACGTTGGTTTGATCAACAACATCGATTACTGCATCTATCTTTATACCTGAATTTATTTTAGCTAATCTATCCTTGCATACAAGAGCCTTAGGTTTTCCTACATCCTCTTCCGTGAAAAGCCTAGTTCTATGAAGATTACTGATTTCTACTATATCTGCATCGATAATTTTAATATAACCTACTCCCAGCCTTGTTAGGAGTTCAGCTAAGGCTGTGCCTAACGCTCCGCAACCAACAATAGTAACCTTTAATCCAGCTAGCTTCTGCTGTACTTCAAAGCCTAATACTAATATTTGCCTTGAGTATCTTTCCACACAATCTTGTATAACAAAGCTTATAATTAAGTGTTTGGAAGATGTGATGGGGGCTTGATTTTGCACCAATGGAAAAAGGTGGAAGTGATGGAACTCCAATATCATTAGAGGAATTAAATAAGCTCAAGTCAATAGCAGAAAGAGCTAGAAGGAATGTAATAAGGATGCTATTTTACGACCAGACAATCCATGTGGGTTCTTCACTAAGTAGTATAGAAATATTAACAACATTGTTCTTCAGGTATCTAAGGGAAGGTAAAGACCCGATTAACCGGGACTGGTTAATATTAAGTAAAGGACATGCCGCTCCCGCATTATATGCAGTATTAGCTGAGAAGGGTTACATAAGCGAAGATGAGCTATGGAAAATTCAAGATATCTCAGGACTACTTCAAGGACACCCAGAAATCTTCATACCGGGTGTGGACATGGCTACCGGTAGCTTAGGTCAGGGCTTAAGCTTCGGAATAGGAGTTGCCCAAGGAATTAAGATGAAGGGAGGTACTGGGAGAGTTTTCGTAATAATGGGCGATGGCGAGCAAGACGAGGGTGAAATATGGGAAGCCATGACACATGCCGTCACGAGAAAGTTAGACAACTTAGTTGCCTTCATAGAGATGAACGGGTTCCAGCTGGACGATTCGACGAGTAATGTAAAGCCTAAGGACTTCTTACCCGATGTCTGGAAAGCTGTCGGTTGGAAGACATTAAGCTGTGACGGACATGACTTCGTAAGTATAATAAACACAATAGATGAGGCACTCAAAGTAAAAGCACCAGTGGTTATATTTGCAAAGACAATGAGGGGAAAAGGTTTCCCAGTCATCGAAAACTCTAAGAGACAGAGGTCGAGTCCAGATGATGCAAGGAAGTTCCTACTCAATGCGTGATACTTTTGGTAAGTTATTAGCGGAGTTAGGAGAGAAGAACAAGGATATAGTAGTAATTACTGCTGATGTAGGGGACTCTACAAGGGCAATGTACTTCAGGGAAAAATTCCCTGATAGATATTTCAACGTAGGTATTTCAGAGCAAGACATGATTAACTTTGCTGCGGGTCTATCTGCAGTAGGATTTAAACCGTTAATAGTAAACTTTTCCATGTTCGTAATGAGGGCATGGGAGCAAATTAGGAACTCAGTAGCCAGAATGAACTTAGACGTAAAGATACTTGTAACTCATGCGGGCTATAGCGACAGCGGTGATGGATCAAGCCACCAGAGTTTAGAGGACATAGCATTGATGAGAGTTCTACCGAACATGAAGGTTATAGTGCCTGCTGATCCGGATGATATAAAGAGAAGTTTGCCCGTAGTAATTCAGGAACTGAGGGGGCCGCTTTACTACCGTATGGGCAGAGAATACTCGCCATCAATAACGACGGGAGTAGATTACGACTTCAAACTCGGTAAAGCATACGTGCTTAGAGACGGAGATGATGTAGCTATAATGGGTGCCGGAGTCGTACTATGGGACGCATTAAAAGCTGCAGAAGAATTAGAAAAGATAGGTATAAGCGCTGCTGTAATCAACTTATTCTCTATAAAGCCGATAGACGAAGATACGATAGAATATTATGCAAGAAAAACTGGAAGAGTGGTAACAATAGAGGAACATAGCATATATGGTGGTATAGGTTCTGCTGTAGCTGAAGTGTTAGCAAAAAGATATCCGACTAAGATGAGGTTTATAGGAGCCACCACTTTTGGCAGGAGTGCGAGAAGTCAAAGGGATCTCCTAGATTACTACGGAATCAATTACAAATCCGTCATAAGCGCTGCGCTGGAGCTAGTGAAATGAATGAGCACAGAGCTGGAAAAGCTGAGAAAGGAGATAGAGGATATTGACAATCAGATATTAGAGTTATTACACAGAAGGCTTAAGGTCTCTGCGAAGATAGGAGAAATTAAGAGGAGGACAGGGAAAGAAGTTACAGACGCAAAAAGAGAGGAATACGTTAAGACTTATTGGCTCGAAAAGGCAAGGTATTTGGGAATACCAGAGTCAATGGTGAATCTTATTTTACCTATTTTATTCTCTTATTCTAAACTTTATCAAATTTCCCCCGGGAAAAAGAAGAAAGTCGTGATAGTCGGATACGGGGGAATGTCACGTTCACTCACTTCACTTCTCACCCTCGCCGGTCACAACGTTGTTATAACGGGAAGGAATCCAAAAAAAGCTGAATCGTTGTCAAGACAGTTTAACGCTGTATTCATGGAACCAGAACAAGCACTTAATTGGGGGGAATATATAATTCTAGCCCTCTCTCCTTCCGCAGTAGATTACATTTCATCCCTCCTTAGTAAAGTACCTCAAGGAAAGGTCGTCATGGATATATTTTCCTCTAAAGTGGGTACTTTTAAACAACTCGAGGAAATGTCCGTAAAGAACAGGTTTAAGTTCGTGTCAACCCACCCGCTATTCGGACCCATATTATATCCTGTTGGTGAGAGAATTGCAATTATACCCTCATCTACTTCAGGAGATATAACTGAAATAGTAGAATTCTGGAGGGACGTAGGACTTCAACCCGTAGTCACTACAGTTGAAGAACACGAGAAGGCTATGGCTATAGTTCAAGTCCTCACTCACTTTTTTATTTTGGGCTTAAATAAGGCAATTCCGAGCCTTCAAAAGGAGCTTGAGATAAGTGATAACCATCTGAAAGAATTACAAACAACTAATTTTAGGGAAGTATCAAAGATAATCTCCAGAGTGAACGAGTTATACCAAGTGGTTATAGAAATACAAAAGAGTAACCCTTATGCTTATAAGGCTAGAGAAATAGGGATTATGAAGTTAAAACAAGTTAAAGACGAGCTAGGTGAGTAGATTGTTATTTATCCTAAAACACGGGGTAGATTATTCTACACTAAATGAGAAGTTAAAGGAATCCTCAGCTTCTTATAAATTCCTTGATCTGTATGGAAAAAAAATAGTAATAGCGTGGCCAGACGCATATGTTGAAAACATCACAGATCCGTCTATAGAAATAGCCGTAAAGCCGAAAAGACCTTTCCAATTAGCCAGTAACGAATGGAAAAAAGAACCTACGGAAGTTGACGTCAAGGGAGTAAAGATAGGAGGGGATAAGGTTGTAGTAGCTGCAGGTCCTTGTGCTGTAGAAGATGAAGAGCAAGTATTAACCGTGGCAAAAGCTGTCAAGAGAGCTGGAGCATCATTACTTAGAGGAGGAGCATTTAAACCGAGGACTAGCCCTTACTCCTTTCAAGGTCTCGGTGAAAAGGGTCTTCAGATATTAAGAAAAGTAGGAGACGAGGTAGGTTTACCCGTAGTATCTGAAATAATGGACACCAGACAAATAGATATGTTCAAGAAATACGTAGACATGCTCCAAATCGGGGCAAGAAACGCCCAAAACTTTGACTTGCTAAAGGTAGCTGGACAATCTGGGTTGCCAGTTCTTCTTAAGAGAGGGATGGGTAACACAGTCGAAGAGTGGATATTGACTTCAGAATACATACTTTCGGAAGGAAACGGGAACGTTGTTCTTTGTGAGAGGGGGATCAGAACTTTTGAAAAAGCCACAAGATTTACTATTGATATAGGTGGAATGGTAGCAGCTAAATTACAGACCCACCTACCTATATGTGCTGACCCCAGCCATCCGGCTGGGAAGAGAGAACTGGTTCACTCCCTCGCATTAGCTTCAGTTGCAGCTGGTGCAGACATGTTATTAATAGAAGTCCATCCTCATCCCGAGAAAGCTTTAAGTGACTCAGAGCAACAGTTAACCCCTGAGTCCTTTGAGGTCTTAATGAATAGAATTAAGGCGTTAACTAACGCTCTAGGTAGAACTGCATGATTAAAATAAGTGAAGATTTTTGCAACACGACTACCCATGTCATAATCGGTAAGGGTTCAGTCTCATCTCTTTCCGAAATAATAGGAGACAAGAAAGTTGCGTTGTATTACTCGAGAAAACTGAACGTTGACAAGGTCAAAGAAAATTTGAAGAATTATTATGAATTCCCCATGGATGACGGTGAAGAAGTCAAGGATATATTATACTCGTTAAAATTGATAAGAGAATTATTCGAGAAAGGATTCGATAGAGGAGATTATGTAATTGCAGTAGGAGGAGGGACGGTAACAGACGTAGTAGGCTTCATAGCATCGATATACATGAGGGGATTAAACCTAATTAACATACCAACCACGTTGCTGGGAATGGTAGATGCTGCAATAGGAGGTAAAACCGGTGTTAATTTCGAGAACGTTAAGAACGTATTGGGAACGTTCTACCAACCATCCTTTATAATCTCCGACATAGAATTTCTTGAGACACTTCCTCTGGAGGAAATAAAGAAGGGTATGGCTGAAGTAATCAAATACGGCTTGGTGCTAGACAAGGAGCTTTACGATTACTTGGCTATGCATAAGGATGAAATATACTCTAAAGAACCGGAAGCTTTAGAGACTGTGGTATATAAATCAGCATTGAATAAACTAGCAGTAGTAAAGGAGGACGAAAGAGAGACTAAAGGCATTAGGATAGTCCTGAACTTCGGCCATACAATTGGTCACGCTATTGAAGCGGGTTCCAACTTCAGGATCCCTCACGGTTACGCCATATCAGTTGGAATGGTATGTGAGGCGAAAATAGCTGAGGAAATGGGATATGCAGAGGAAGGAGTTGTAGAAGACACTACGTGGATGTTAACCCATTACGAATTACCTATAACAATAGACTCGTTGAAGGAAAATATTGACCTCAGGAAAGCAATTGAAGCTCTGACCAAAGACAAAAAAGTCAGGGGAGGTAAAGTCCTTATGCCTTTCCCGACTAGAATTGGTAACTGGAAAAAGGTAGAAGTACCGTTAGAAACTCTGAAGGGGTTTGCGGAACAATGCTTGAAATAAATTACAATACTAAACTACTGGGTGTAGTTGGAGAGAATATACCTTACACCTTATCTCCAGCAATACATAATTACGTGTTTCAAAAACTTGAGATAAATGCCGTTTACCTTGCGTTCGATATTAAGAAAGAGAAATTCCATGATACTTTCCCCGGTTTACTTAACATAAGCCACGGATTGAATATAACAATTCCCTACAAGGAGGATGCATTGAGATACGTAAGACCAGAAAAAGAAGCGGAAATGATAAGAGCTGTAAACACAATCTTTGAGAGAAGAGGCTATAATACGGATTATGTAGCCTTAAACACATTAATCAGAGAAAAAATAGATGTAAACGAGATTAAAGTATGTACTGTATTCGGTGCTGGTGGAGCATCAAGGGCAGTTATATACTCCTTACTTAACGCGGGTTGTGAGGTATTCGTGATCAATAGGAGCAAAGAAAGGGCAGAGAAATTGAGGGAAGAGGTATCACGGAATGGATTCAGTATTAAGATTGTGGAGACATGCCCTAAAAGCGACGTAGTAGTAAATACTACTCCAGACCCTAACTTCGTACCTGATGAGTGTGTTGAGGGAAAGTTGGTGATAGATTTCGTATACAAACCTGTAAAGACCTCACTTATTGTTAAAGCTGAAAAAAGAGGAATAAATACAATAAACGGGATCGAAATTCTTGTAGAGCAGGCTTTAGAGGCTGATAAAATTTGGTTCGGCAAAAGGTTAGATAGGAATGAAGTAATGGGGTATTTATATGCCAGGCAGCTCGTTCGGTGAAATGTTCAGAATAACTACATTTGGAGAGAGTCACGGTCCTGAAGTAGGAGTGGTTATTGATGGAGTCCCTGCAGGGTTATACTTGAGTAAAGACGACATACAGTTTGAACTCCTCTTCAGGAGACCGGGCAGACAATATGTAACCGGTAGACGTGAGAAGGACGAACCTGAGATCGTAAGTGGAATATATAACGGGAGGACTACGGGGGCACCAATAGCAATAATAGTAAAGAACTCAGACGTTATCTCGTCACTATACGAGGAAATAAGATATAAACCGAGACCGGGACATGCAGATTTACCTTACATTATGAAATACGGTTATGAAAACTGGGATTATAGAGGGGGTGGGAGGGCTAGTGCGAGAGAAACAGTTAGCAGAGTAGCTGCTGGTGCAGTAGCTAAAAAGTTGTTGATGCTTACTGACACGGTAATTGGTGGACACCTAAAGAGTCTGGGACCTATAGAGCTAAACGAAGATGTTACCTTTGAGGAGATTCTTTGCTCAAAGTATAGCCCCGTCAGGGCTAGTAAAAAGTGGTTGGAGGAAAAATTCGAAGAACTTATCAAACAAGCTACAGTAGAAGGAGATAGTTGGGGAGGAATTGCCGAAATTGTGGTCAAAAACCCACCATCAGGCTTAGGTGAACCAGTTTTCGATAAACTAAAAGCAGACCTAGCTAAAGCCATACTCTCAATTCCTGCTGTTACAGGTTTTGAATACGGACTTGGCTTTAAAGCGGGAAGAATGAGAGGTAGTGAAGCAAATGACGAAATTATCGTTAAGGACGGAAGACTCAGGTGGAAAAACAATACTTCAGGAGGGATCTTAGGAGGGTTGTCTAACGGAGAAGATATAATATTACGTTGTGCTTTTAAGCCTACTAGCTCCATAAGAAAACCCCAGAAAACAGTAGATTTAAGGACTTACGAAGAGACTACGATATCTGTTATAGGTAGACACGATCCTGCAGTAGCAATTAGGGGAGTCTCAGTAGCTGAAGCGATGGTAGCCCTAGTCTTAGTAGACCATGCGATGAGGACTGGGTATATACCTACTGTAAAACTAACTGAGGAGCAAGCAAAAATAATAGAGGAAAGGTGGAGGAGGTACGTTGAGTTATGCAAACCTATGCAGGGGTCTCAGTAGTTAACGCACTTCCAAGTTGGTACGGCTCATCAATGGCTATAAACGTTAAGGTTGACGTAAAAATAAGAAAGAGCAATGAGTGTACTACCCACCCATCTCAGCTGATAAACGAGATTGTGTCCTATTTTAGGGAGAACTATAATATACCTTGTATTGAAGTGGAGGTTAACTCCGAGATACCCCCGAAGAGCGGACTAAAAAGTAGTAGTGCTGTTTCCTCTGCTTTGATAGGGGAAATCGTAGAAAAGTTCCAGTTACCTCTAAAAGTCTGGGACGTACCAGTCCTCTCCGCAATTTTGTCTCTGAAGTCCCGTGTTTCGTATACCGGCGCGTTAGACGATGCCTCAGCTTCGTTCTTTGGAGGGGTATCTTATACGTATAATAAGGAATTTAAAATCATCGACATGAAAGAGCCACCCTCAGAGATCTCGATCATAGTCATACCAAGAGGCAACAGAGCTGTATCGGTGGATATGGCTAAGCTAAGAAAATTCGAACCCCTCTTTAGGGAGATCTTCACCTTAGCTAGACAAGATGTAATTACAGCCATGAAACTTAATGGGCTTGCTGTGGGAATAATCATGGGGTACGACCTTACTTTAGCGAACGAAGCTCTGAAAAAAGGTGCATTGGCAGCCGGTATTTCAGGAAACGGACCTTCCATGTTTGCTGTAACTAAGATAGGTGATGAAGGAGTTATTTTAGACCTTTTCGAAAAACATGCTGAGAAACCCATTATAGTCCAACCGGTGGGACTATGCGAGCAGAGATTAAGAAATCGATAATAAGAGGAAAAATAAAAGCCCCAACGTCAAAGAGTTTCGGCATCAGATTAATTCTTTACTCCTTATTAGCAAATGTCAAGTTAAAAAACGTCTCAGAACCCTCCGACGACATTCAAATTGCAAAAGAAGTGGTTAAAGAGCTAGGTATAAGTGAAAAAGGAGAGTTTAAGTTCATATCAAACAAATCAGAATTGAAAGTACCATCGTCATTATACTTCGGAGGTTCGGCAACGACACTGAGAATGATAATACCAATATTAGCAATATTAGGAGGGAAAGCCCTCTTAGACGGTGACACAAGTTTAAGAAGAAGACCCCTAAACGCTATTATCGAAGCATTAAAACCTTACGTCACTTTCTCCTCCACTAACTTACCTACGGTAATAGAGGGAAAGCTAAACACTGATCACGTTAGAATTAGCGGAAGTGAAAGTAGCCAGTACATATCTGGGTTCATATACGCTTTTTCTCTAAAGGGTGGGGGAGAAATAGAAATTATCCCACCTATCTCGTCTAAGAGTTACATAAACATGACAATCGACCTCATTAACTCCTTAGGTGGCAGAGTTACGATGAAGGGGAACAAAATAATAGTTGAGGAGGGAGAGTTTAAGGAATACGAAGGCGAAATACCCGGGGATTACGCCCTTTCCTCTTTTTACGCCATTGCCTCAGTCGTTACCGGGGGAGAGATAGATATATACAACCTTTATCCAATACCCTACTACGAGGGTGATCACAGCATAGTAAAGATACTAAGAGACATGGGGGTGAGGACTGTAGTTGAGGATGGTTCGTGGAGTGTTAGAGGAGCAGAAAAGTTAAGAGGGATAAGAATTAACGTTGACGATTTCCCAGACTTAGCACCCTCAATAGCGTCTATAGCCCCCTTCGCTGGGAGTGAAACCGTGATAGAAGGAATTAAGAGGTTAAAGACGAAAGAAAGTGACAGGGTCCATACTATCACCTCAACTCTGAAAAGTTTCTCTGTTAACGTTGAAAGTGATGACCAGAAAATTGTAATTTACCCCTCTGACGTTAAGGAGGGTCATATAGAATGTCCAAATGATCATAGAATTGCGATGTTAGCTGGAGTTCTTTCACTAACTTCAGGAGGAACGGTCTCCAATGCAGAGTGTGTAAGTAAAAGTAACCCCCATTTCTGGAAAGACTTAATTTACTTAGGGGCTAATATTAGACTAGAATGACGTGCGTAGTAGCGTCTTTACCGGTTAGAAGTATAGCAGAGTTAAATGAGAGGATAAAGAGGTTAAGGGATGCAGACCTAATAGAATTAAGGCTAGATTATATGCACGAATTACCACCAGTTGATGAGTTCATTAAAAAAGTTGAGGATTTCAAAGATAAAACTATAGTTACCGTAAGAGATGTAAACGAAGGGGGAGTTAATAAAATATCCGAATCTTCGAAAGCAGATTTTCTAAAAGCGATTTACAAAGAGGGCATTATTTACGACGTAGAGGTCAGGTTCCTTAAAAGAAATATCGTACCTTACGAGAATATGATAGTATCGATCCACTACTTTGACTACCTTCCTACCTTTGAAGAAGTGAGAAATAACTTGTCATCTTATGCAAATAGAGCCCTAGTAAAAGTAGCTGTAATCGGGACTGGAAAATATAAGCAACTCTTAGCCAGGGTCTTAGAGGAGTTTCCAAATTCAGCTGTAATGCCAATGGGTGTTAACCCGTTAGAGAGGATAGCCTTCAGCCTTCTGGGTTCAAAACTTATATATGCTCATACGGGAGAGGAAACAGCTAAAGGCCAAATGTATTATAAGGATGTTAAAAACATCCTTTCTTATTTCAACGTTGAATGTGAGAAATTGTTCCCTAATCCTCGATTATGATGTCTTCCTTTTCCACTGTCACCTTATAAGTCTTTATAGGTTTTTTGGTAGCTCCCTTAATTGCCTTTCCATCTACAAGGGAGAAATGAGTAAAGTGACACTGGCACACTAGTTCTTCCCTTATCACTACACCGACCTTACTTAGGTCGCATCCTAGATGAGGACACTTACTGTCAACAGCGTAAA
It encodes the following:
- a CDS encoding transketolase, encoding MEKGGSDGTPISLEELNKLKSIAERARRNVIRMLFYDQTIHVGSSLSSIEILTTLFFRYLREGKDPINRDWLILSKGHAAPALYAVLAEKGYISEDELWKIQDISGLLQGHPEIFIPGVDMATGSLGQGLSFGIGVAQGIKMKGGTGRVFVIMGDGEQDEGEIWEAMTHAVTRKLDNLVAFIEMNGFQLDDSTSNVKPKDFLPDVWKAVGWKTLSCDGHDFVSIINTIDEALKVKAPVVIFAKTMRGKGFPVIENSKRQRSSPDDARKFLLNA
- a CDS encoding transketolase family protein; translation: MMQGSSYSMRDTFGKLLAELGEKNKDIVVITADVGDSTRAMYFREKFPDRYFNVGISEQDMINFAAGLSAVGFKPLIVNFSMFVMRAWEQIRNSVARMNLDVKILVTHAGYSDSGDGSSHQSLEDIALMRVLPNMKVIVPADPDDIKRSLPVVIQELRGPLYYRMGREYSPSITTGVDYDFKLGKAYVLRDGDDVAIMGAGVVLWDALKAAEELEKIGISAAVINLFSIKPIDEDTIEYYARKTGRVVTIEEHSIYGGIGSAVAEVLAKRYPTKMRFIGATTFGRSARSQRDLLDYYGINYKSVISAALELVK
- a CDS encoding chorismate mutase, with translation MSTELEKLRKEIEDIDNQILELLHRRLKVSAKIGEIKRRTGKEVTDAKREEYVKTYWLEKARYLGIPESMVNLILPILFSYSKLYQISPGKKKKVVIVGYGGMSRSLTSLLTLAGHNVVITGRNPKKAESLSRQFNAVFMEPEQALNWGEYIILALSPSAVDYISSLLSKVPQGKVVMDIFSSKVGTFKQLEEMSVKNRFKFVSTHPLFGPILYPVGERIAIIPSSTSGDITEIVEFWRDVGLQPVVTTVEEHEKAMAIVQVLTHFFILGLNKAIPSLQKELEISDNHLKELQTTNFREVSKIISRVNELYQVVIEIQKSNPYAYKAREIGIMKLKQVKDELGE
- the aroF gene encoding 3-deoxy-7-phosphoheptulonate synthase; translation: MLFILKHGVDYSTLNEKLKESSASYKFLDLYGKKIVIAWPDAYVENITDPSIEIAVKPKRPFQLASNEWKKEPTEVDVKGVKIGGDKVVVAAGPCAVEDEEQVLTVAKAVKRAGASLLRGGAFKPRTSPYSFQGLGEKGLQILRKVGDEVGLPVVSEIMDTRQIDMFKKYVDMLQIGARNAQNFDLLKVAGQSGLPVLLKRGMGNTVEEWILTSEYILSEGNGNVVLCERGIRTFEKATRFTIDIGGMVAAKLQTHLPICADPSHPAGKRELVHSLALASVAAGADMLLIEVHPHPEKALSDSEQQLTPESFEVLMNRIKALTNALGRTA
- the aroB gene encoding 3-dehydroquinate synthase, whose translation is MIKISEDFCNTTTHVIIGKGSVSSLSEIIGDKKVALYYSRKLNVDKVKENLKNYYEFPMDDGEEVKDILYSLKLIRELFEKGFDRGDYVIAVGGGTVTDVVGFIASIYMRGLNLINIPTTLLGMVDAAIGGKTGVNFENVKNVLGTFYQPSFIISDIEFLETLPLEEIKKGMAEVIKYGLVLDKELYDYLAMHKDEIYSKEPEALETVVYKSALNKLAVVKEDERETKGIRIVLNFGHTIGHAIEAGSNFRIPHGYAISVGMVCEAKIAEEMGYAEEGVVEDTTWMLTHYELPITIDSLKENIDLRKAIEALTKDKKVRGGKVLMPFPTRIGNWKKVEVPLETLKGFAEQCLK
- a CDS encoding shikimate dehydrogenase family protein, giving the protein MLEINYNTKLLGVVGENIPYTLSPAIHNYVFQKLEINAVYLAFDIKKEKFHDTFPGLLNISHGLNITIPYKEDALRYVRPEKEAEMIRAVNTIFERRGYNTDYVALNTLIREKIDVNEIKVCTVFGAGGASRAVIYSLLNAGCEVFVINRSKERAEKLREEVSRNGFSIKIVETCPKSDVVVNTTPDPNFVPDECVEGKLVIDFVYKPVKTSLIVKAEKRGINTINGIEILVEQALEADKIWFGKRLDRNEVMGYLYARQLVR
- the aroC gene encoding chorismate synthase — its product is MPGSSFGEMFRITTFGESHGPEVGVVIDGVPAGLYLSKDDIQFELLFRRPGRQYVTGRREKDEPEIVSGIYNGRTTGAPIAIIVKNSDVISSLYEEIRYKPRPGHADLPYIMKYGYENWDYRGGGRASARETVSRVAAGAVAKKLLMLTDTVIGGHLKSLGPIELNEDVTFEEILCSKYSPVRASKKWLEEKFEELIKQATVEGDSWGGIAEIVVKNPPSGLGEPVFDKLKADLAKAILSIPAVTGFEYGLGFKAGRMRGSEANDEIIVKDGRLRWKNNTSGGILGGLSNGEDIILRCAFKPTSSIRKPQKTVDLRTYEETTISVIGRHDPAVAIRGVSVAEAMVALVLVDHAMRTGYIPTVKLTEEQAKIIEERWRRYVELCKPMQGSQ
- a CDS encoding shikimate kinase: MQTYAGVSVVNALPSWYGSSMAINVKVDVKIRKSNECTTHPSQLINEIVSYFRENYNIPCIEVEVNSEIPPKSGLKSSSAVSSALIGEIVEKFQLPLKVWDVPVLSAILSLKSRVSYTGALDDASASFFGGVSYTYNKEFKIIDMKEPPSEISIIVIPRGNRAVSVDMAKLRKFEPLFREIFTLARQDVITAMKLNGLAVGIIMGYDLTLANEALKKGALAAGISGNGPSMFAVTKIGDEGVILDLFEKHAEKPIIVQPVGLCEQRLRNR
- the aroA gene encoding 3-phosphoshikimate 1-carboxyvinyltransferase; protein product: MRAEIKKSIIRGKIKAPTSKSFGIRLILYSLLANVKLKNVSEPSDDIQIAKEVVKELGISEKGEFKFISNKSELKVPSSLYFGGSATTLRMIIPILAILGGKALLDGDTSLRRRPLNAIIEALKPYVTFSSTNLPTVIEGKLNTDHVRISGSESSQYISGFIYAFSLKGGGEIEIIPPISSKSYINMTIDLINSLGGRVTMKGNKIIVEEGEFKEYEGEIPGDYALSSFYAIASVVTGGEIDIYNLYPIPYYEGDHSIVKILRDMGVRTVVEDGSWSVRGAEKLRGIRINVDDFPDLAPSIASIAPFAGSETVIEGIKRLKTKESDRVHTITSTLKSFSVNVESDDQKIVIYPSDVKEGHIECPNDHRIAMLAGVLSLTSGGTVSNAECVSKSNPHFWKDLIYLGANIRLE
- a CDS encoding type I 3-dehydroquinate dehydratase, with translation MTCVVASLPVRSIAELNERIKRLRDADLIELRLDYMHELPPVDEFIKKVEDFKDKTIVTVRDVNEGGVNKISESSKADFLKAIYKEGIIYDVEVRFLKRNIVPYENMIVSIHYFDYLPTFEEVRNNLSSYANRALVKVAVIGTGKYKQLLARVLEEFPNSAVMPMGVNPLERIAFSLLGSKLIYAHTGEETAKGQMYYKDVKNILSYFNVECEKLFPNPRL
- a CDS encoding Rieske (2Fe-2S) protein, which codes for MIRIPKSDFKPGDRRKIKVNDKELLIIYLGADKFYAVDSKCPHLGCDLSKVGVVIREELVCQCHFTHFSLVDGKAIKGATKKPIKTYKVTVEKEDIIIED